The genomic window CAACTAGAGAGGATTTACCTGCTCCAACTGGTCCAACTAGATATAAAACTTGTCTAGCTTCTTCCCCTTTCATAGATGCAGAATTAAAATAATTTACTATTTTCATAATTACTTTGTCAATACCAAAAAAGTCGTCTTTAAAGAATCCATATCTTCTTATTACGTCATTTCCATATATTCTCTTTATCTTAGGGATTTCTTCACCCTTTAATACTTCTATACCCTTACTAACAATCATATCGTAAATACGCTTATGAGAAAGCTTTGCTAGATCTGGATTCTCTTTTAATAGTTCTAAATAATCAAGAAAAGTTCCTTCAAATTTTTCTTTGTTATGGCTCTCCCTATCGTTTTGGATAAACTCTTTGAAGTTCATACTACTCCCCCCTTTTAATTAAAATATATTCATTAATAGTGCTTATATATGACAAATTAATAATTACTTTTAAAAGTATATTTAAAATAAAAAATCTAAATAATATATTTAAATATAATAAAAGAGTCATATATTTAAATACGACTCCCTTATATTATAAATTCTTTAACTATGCTCTTTTTCTTTTCTTATAAAAGCCTAAACCAGCTAAAACTGACACTAATCCAAATACTCCTACTTGCACTCCTCCTGTATTAGGTAGCTTTCCTCCTGAGTTCGAATTATTTCCAGGGCTTGAATTATTTGAAGATCCATTTCCATTTAAGTTATTATTTCCACCAGCACTTCCATTATTATTTCCATTACCTGGCTTATTTCCTGAATCTTCTTCTGGCTTATTTAATGGTTTTTCTTGTAATTTTGCTAATGCTATTTGTAATTCTTCAACAGCCTTATCTACAAACTCTTGTGTTGTATCTTTATCATTTAGTACTTTATTTGCCTCACTTAACTCAATCTTAAGCTTTTCTACACTTTCTTCAGTGTATTTTAATAAATCCATATTATTAATTCTATTTATTAAATCTTCTAATAAAGACTTATTTGGTTTTAATCTTAATTCAAGAGAAGCTCTTACTAATGAATCAAATGTTTCATCAATTTCTTGTTGCAGAGCATTTTCATCTTTTAATACTTTATTTGCCTTTTCAAGGTCAGCTTCTAATTTTACCCAAGTTTTTTCTATAAATTTATCTTTTTCTAAAGCCTCTACTATATTTACTATTCTCTCAAGCTCTGCTTTATTTCCTTGCTTAAACTCAAGCATATGAATTGCATTCATTAATTTCTTAAATGCCCCATCTACTTCTTCTACTGTTGCATTTTCATTTGCATAAACTTCCTTAGCTAATTTTAAGCCTTCTTCAAATTCATTAACTACTACTGGAACTACTCCTTCAAGGCCTCCATTTAACTTAACATCTTCAGCATAATCTATAGCTATTTTTAATGCTGTTTTGCTTACTTCTTCTTTATTGTCTTCTCTTTCTATAGTTATTGAATATTTCTTTTCTTTTAAACCATCTTCTGACTTAACAATAACATCAATTTTTTCATAGTCATTTGTAGTATATACTGTTGAAACTGATGCATTATTAGTTGCTTCTGCCTTTATTTCTGGTAAATTATCATTTTTATTAATCTTAATTGTATAGTTGTATCTATCTTCAGTAAATCCTTCTAGGTCTTTATTATTTACTTTAATCATATTTACAGCAAAATCTGAGTTTTGAACTACTTTTTGTTCAAACGCTTTAATTTCAGTTATTGCTAATGCCATATTTGGTTTAGCACTCATTTTTACTCTTAAAGCTTTTGTTTTAACCATGTCAAAAGTATAGAAATTAGTTGCTGATCCTGATATTTCTTCCGGATTAGTATTTAAGTTAGATACATCTACCCAGTTACTATCATCATTTAAAGATGAATTTGAATCACTTCCAACTTGAGCTGGATTTGATGGTAATGGTAATTCTTCCCCAACATAATATTGAATTGTTAGACTTTGAGGAACTTTTGAGCCTCCATCTTCGAAATAATCAACCTCTAAGTTGTTTATATATTTTTCTTCTACAACTCCTGAACCAAATATAATTCCAACCCAATCAGTTACGTTCTTATCTCCTCTTTTCCAATTTGACCATCTATTATTAGCTCTATTTGGATCATGTTCAATTACATCATCATTAACCTTTGAAATACTATCTTGTGATGCTGGATCAATTGAACTATCGTTAGTATATGATGCCATAGCCATAGGTAAGTCATATCCATTTCTTCCTCTAGCTATATTATCTCCCTTTATAAAGTTTGAAGTAACTCTAATACTTGCTTTAGCTACAATATCTACCCCATTTAAAGTTCCATTTACAATAAATGTTCCCTCTGTTTGTAATAACTCTTTATTGTATTCTTCCCAAACTACTGGTATATCTATGCTTGTACCATCTGTATAATATGCTTTAATAGATTCTGGAAGTTTCGGTTCTACTCCTATATTTGTTGCAAGAGAAATATTATTTACTGCTGATACTCCTTTTACCAAAACTTTTACAGTTGGTTTTAATTCTTGTCCTACAACAGTTCCTTCTATTTCAAATACTCCATACTTATTATAGTCTTCTTCTTTAACTTCATTCCAAGTAACTTTAACATCTCTTGGTAATCCAGTATTATAAGTTGCTTTTACCTTATCAGGTAATACTGGCTTAACTCCCTTTTCTGTTTCAACAGTAATTTTTTCATAAGAAACTATCTTCTTATCTGTAGTATTCGTTGCAATATTTATATTTATAGTATTTGTTGTCTTCGTAACTCCTTTGTAAGTTACTTCTGCATATAAGCTTATATCTCCAGCTGTATATGCATATAGCTTATTATCTACTATTTTAACTTCTGCACCATTTTCTGATGATACATGATACTTAACATCTAAATTACTAAAATCAATTTTATTTCCATCTTGTAATCTAGCATCAACTAAAATATTAACTATATCATCCTCTATTACATTTTCTTTATCTAAAGCAATACTTGCACTTTCTAAAGTTGGTGCACTTTCTTTAAATTTAATTGAGTAAGTTTTCTTTGTTACTCCATCTTCTGCTGCTACTATTATTTTTGCTGTTCCATTTGTAGTAAGAGCTGGTATTACAAATATACTTGCATTATCCTTAGCTACAGCTGAAACAACAGGTATTTCTTCTCCATATGCAACATTAACTGTATATTCTGTATTGTTTTCATTAAAGTTTTCTATAGATACATTGTTAACTTTTATATCTTGTAATAATGCAGTTCCTTCCATTGTTATAACATTTGAATAAACTTCAAATTCAGTAAGTCCAACAGCTTTGTTTGCAGTTGTATCCTCTTTTAATAATGCTCTTATTTTATTTGTTGTTACTGCATCAAAAGATATTTCTTCAGTTCCTTCTTCTGAGAATTCAGTTTTCTTGCTTTGATTTGATACTGCTACCCAATTTAATCCATCAAAATATTCTATTATGATTTCTCTTGGGATTTCTACCCCACCATCTCTATATAATGATAAACCTACTTTATTAATTAAATGTTCTTTCTCAAATTCTATTGTTACATAGTCATCGTAATTTCCACCTGGCTTTCCCCAGTTTGTCCATCTATTATTAGGAGAATTCCCCTTAGAAATTATTCCATCATTTATATGATTTATATTATCTGGTCCAGCATATGATGCAGTTGGTTTTGGATAAGCTCCTCCTTCATTTAATGCTATATTCTTAAGCTCATAGTTATTAGAAACTACTATTATAGCTTTTGCATTAAGTCCTTGAATACCTTCTAACCTTCCTAATATTTCAACAGTCTTAGGTGAATCTACATCTACTGTTGTTAATTCTCTTTCCCATGTTACTTTGTGATTCTCTATACTTCCATCATTGTAGACTGCTGATACCACTTCTGGAAGTGTTGGAATTTCTCCAACTGGTGTTAAAATCCTTGAATCTAAAACACCTATAATATCTTTAACAATTACATTAACTACTACTGGCTTGTTGCTATGTTCATTAGTACCAGTAACTTTAAATGTACCTGCCTTAGATAATTTATCACTTGAAACTTCTTCCCAAGTAACATTTACTTCTCCCTTACTTCCATTACTATATAATGCTGTAACTTTACTTGGAAGATTTAACTCTCCATTAACTGGTACAAAAATATCACTAACATCATAACCTACTATTTCTGTTTTATTCATATCTTCTTTTTCAACTGAGTAAATGGTTATATTATCTGATGAAAGACCTTCACTTGTTGCACTTAACGTAAATGAACCTGCATTATCGGTAGATTGAACTATAACTAATGCCTTTCCATTAAATGCTTTTCTCTTGTTATCTTTAAATCTTTCCACACTTGCAGCATTACCATTATCAACCCCAACTATCTTACCATTGCCTAAAATTTCAAAGTTAACTAAGTTATTCCCATTAGGCACTATGTTACCATTTTCATCAACTATATCTACAGTTATAAATGAAAGATCATATCCATCAGCCTCTATAACTTGTCTATCAGCTGTTAAATTAACTTTCTTTGCCTCTTTTGCAGTTTTAACTATATCTCTTGCAATCTCTTGTCCATTTCCATCTCTAGCTACAGCTGTTAATTTTCCAGGTCTATATTGAACTCTAAACTCTAAATGAAGCTTACCTTCATTTGTTTCTTTATAAGTTCCATTGTAACCTGCGTTTGTAATTTCATATTCATCTGTTGCTACTAATTCCCCTAATTCCTCACTATTTACATCTGAGTTATAGTATAAATCAACTTTGTTTGCATTTGTATATGCATAAACTAATATCTTATCTCCATCAACTTTTATACTATTATCATTTTCCCAATTCCAATGTGGTAATAAATGTACCATTGGTTTATTACTCCATTGACTTTGATAGAAATAGAATATATCTTTTTCAAATCCTGCTGTATCTATAGCTCCAAAATATGATGATTTTGCTGGGAAAGCATTATAATAAGGAGTTGGCTCTCCTATATAATCAAAACCTGTCCATATATACTCCCCTGCTATATAACCTTTATCTCTATCTCTCTTCCATGCCTCTTCTGCTGTTTTCCCCCAGCCAACATGATCATTATCATAAGATGATTGCTGCTTATCTGAATGTGTATGCATTGATAAAGTTTGTTCTGGATGTGAATACACACCTCTACTTCTTACAGCAGATGAATTTTCTGATCCATATATATTCCAGTTTGGATGTTTAGAATGAAGGCTATCATAATTATCTTCAGCATAATTAAATCCAACAACATCGATAATATTAGCTACAGCCTCATGAGCTCCTTGACCTGTACCCATCCTAAATTTATCTTCTCCCATTGTTGTAGGCCTTGTTGGATCAACTTCTTTAACCCAATTGTGTAAATTTTGTGCTGTTTGAACTGCCTTAGATTGATTAGTTTCCCATATTTCATTTCCAAGTGACCACATTATTATACTTGGTGCATTCTTTCCTCTATCAACCATTTGCTTTATATCAAATTCAGCCCAAGTCATTTCTCCATGAATTGATTTTTGTTCAAAAAATCTTCCATAATCATAAGTTTTCTTTCCATCATACCAAGTATCAAATGCTTCTTCTATAAGAAGTATTCCTTCTTCGTTACATATATCTATTAAATGTTGAGAAGCTGGATTATGAGTAACTCTTATTGAATTTACTCCCATATCTTTTAGCTTTTTAACTTGTCTTTTTATTGATGCTTTATTATCTACAGCTCCTAAAGCGCCTTGATCATGGTGCATACATACACCCTCAAGCTTCATTTGGTTACCATTTAAGTAGAATCCGTTGTTATTTGTAAATTCAAACCATCTTATACCAAAATCAGTTTCATACTCATCAACAATATTTTCTTCAACCATTACTGTAGTTGCCACTTTGTACATGTAAGGATTTTCTGTTGACCAAAGTGTAGGATTACTAATATCTACATCTGCATTAAATTTATTTGTTAATCCCGCCTCAACTGTTTCTGTAGTTAAATTTTCTCCAACAATATTTCCTTCTGCATCATATATAACAGACTTAACTTTTATTTCCTTATTTTCACTTTCTTCATTCTCAATATCAGTTTTTATGTTAACTTTAGCTTTTCCATTTGCATAATTAGTTGCTAAATCTGGTGTTGTAACAAATGTTCCGTTCTTCTTAACATGAATTTTATTAGTAACTGTAAGATTTACATCTCTGTATATACCACTTCCCGAATACCATCTACTACTTGGCTGTCTGTTATTTACCTTTACAGCAATAACGTTTTCAGTAACACCATCACATACTAACTTATCCGTTATCTTAAAAGAAAATGGTGTATATCCATAAGGATGATTTCCTACTTGAGTTCCATTTACATAAACATAACTGTCCATATAAACTCCATCAAAATCTATTGTTATTTCCTTTCCTTCCATTGAAGGTGGTAACACAAAAGTCTTTCTATACCATCCAACACCACCATCTAAAAATCCACCTTCATGTGTTGATGGAGAGTTCCTATTAAAATCTAATTCTATACTCCAATCATGTGGTAAATTTAAGTTTCTCCAACTGCTATCATTAAAATCTTTCTCTTTAGCAGCTGGAACATCTCCTAAATTAAATGTCCACCCATCATTAAATAATATTTTTCTTTGAGATTCATTACTTATTTTACTAACTATTTCATTCCCTTCTCTTCCAATGATTTCTGCAAATGTCGCTATACCTGAAGATGTAGTAATTAACAATGTTGATAGAATTGTAGCTAATATCTTTTTATACCTCATGTTGTCTATCTCCTAACCTAATTATTTTTAATTTAATAATTTTTATTTGATAGTTACTAATAAAATTATTAGTAATTTGAAAGAGTAATTTATTTATGATATAAATCTAACTCTCTCTTTATTTCAGCATTGTTACTTCAGCCTAAATAATCTATAGTACTATTTTTAATCTATAATTTTTAGGTTGTTAATTCTTCTTTTGATTTTCTAAGTATATCTTCATTCTTTTGTTAGTTATACGATTTTTTAAACTCTTCTTCATTAGAAAATATTATTGTACACTAATGATACTTATTATTTACTTCCCTTTTAAAAACAAAGCACATTATGCTTTCTAATTTCCTACGTCAAGTTCCATCATGTACTCTCAAGAATAAACTTAATAAGAATAAATATTTGCCAATTTATATAACTCTACAATCACATCCCCCTTCTTCCTCTATGAATCAGTATACTCCCCTATTAGTTAAAATTTATATGAATACCTATGAATTTTAATTTATAAAATAGGTACTTCAAAACAATTTGAGTTTTACAGATATTAATATAAATCTTAGCAACCAATTATCATTCATTTATAAAAGCATATTAAGTTGGAATTAAAATATTTTTTAACCTCTATAAATTTTTAATTCAATATTAATTATATTATGACATTTTCAACCTTATTATGTCAACATTTACATATTATTAAATATAAAGAAAATAGTATATTTTTATACTATTTTATCTAATAATAAAATTTTTAATATAACTAAGTATCTATAGATTTTTTTGCACATATAATCTTTATACAACTTTTATAAAGCTAAATTTCACGATTTCATTTTTTAGATCTATATATTACTTTTAAGATTATAATTAAGTTATACATACTCTACCTATTTATATAAATTCATAAAGGGAAAGAGAATGTCTTTTACAAGACACTCTCTTTTTTTCTTAACTTAGTTTTTTCTTTTTTTAATCATTGTTACTCCAGCTACTGAAGCTAATGCTCCTAAAACTAAGACAGTTGCTGCTGAAGCCATTCCACCTGTTTGAGGTATAGTATTTAGTTTATTTCCTGAAGTACTATTTGAGTTTCCTCCATTAGAGTTACTTCCACCAGAATTACTATTTCCTCCTGAATTGTTATTTCCGTTATTTTGATTTCCTTGTGAATTATCTCCTTTTGCTACTAAATTATCTTTTGCTTTTCTAAGATTTTTCACCGCTTTATCTACATCTTTTTGTGTTGCTTCTTCATTATTTAATACTTCCATAGCTTTACTTAATTCTTTATTAAGTTTTGCTACACTACCTTGTGTGTATTTTGATAAATCAATATTATTAACTTCCTTAATTAAATCATTAAGCATATCTTTATTTGGTTTTAGTCTTATTTTTCCATAAGCTTTAACTAAATCTTCAAATGCCTTATCTACTTCTTTTTGTGTAGCATTTTCATTTGCTAATACTTCTTTAGCTTTTTGAAGTGCTACTTCTAACTCTTCTAAAGTTGATGGAATATAAAGAGTCTTATCTAAAGCTTCAACAGTATTTACCATCTTTTGAAGTTCGGTCTTATCTACTGCTTTTTCTAACTTATTAAATGCATCCATTAATTCATCAAAAGTTGTATTTACTTCTTCTGTCATGGCATTTTCATCTGCTAATACAGAATTAGCCTTTGCAAGAGCTGTTTCTAAATTAGCCCATGTTTCTGGTGTATAAAGAGTTTTATCTAAAGCTTCTATAATATTTACTAAGTTTTGAAGCTCAGTCTTATCTCCTTGCTTAAATTCTAGCATATGAATTGCTTTCATTAATCTATTAAATGCTTTATCTACTTCTTCTGCTGTTGCATTTTCATTTTCATAAACTATTCTTGCTTCTATTAATGCAGTATTAAATTCATTAACTACTGCTGGAACTACTCCTACTAGCCCACCATTAGCTACTACTTCATCTGCATATTCTATAGCTATTTCTAAAGCTCTCTTATTTACTTCTGGATTTGGATTAATAGCTTCTTCTTTTACATTAGTTGTTACTAATGCATTGCCTAATGCATGTTCATTTCCTTCTCCATCTGCAAGCTTTCCATCTACAATGTTAAATGCAACATTTTCTCCTGTTGCCTTTGCTTTAAATACTAGTTTAACAACATCTTCATTATTTTCTAATGATACTCCCTTTGTTGCAACTATTACTTTTAGCTTTCCATCTTTTTCAGCTGCTCTAACTATATATTTTGAATCATCAACTGAAGTTCCTCCAGTAAACTCAAATTTATCTCTGTCATACTCTACGTTAAATTCCATAGCGTACATATTATCAGAAGTTAAGTTTTCTGTACCAACTTTTATTTCAAAGTTTTCTCCTACTTTAACTTCTTCATTTGCCGTAACTTTAAATCCTACTTCTGATGGATCTGGTGACGGATCTACTACTTCTTTAGTCTTATAAACATTTAATTCTGCTGCTGATGCAAATCCACCAACACCTTCTGTTGCAACTAATTTTACATGTGTAGCTTCTGCTGATGTATCAAGCTTAATTGTTTTAAGACTAGCATTATTTTCAAAAGTTCCTTCTTTAACCTTTGTAAAGTCTGAACCATTTGTGCTTACATGTAGCTCATAACCTGTAATATTTCCATTTAAACCACCACTTTGTCTTGGAAGATAACTTACTCTATCTACTTGATAAGTTCCACCTAGATTTAATGTGATACTTTGAGGTAATGGACTTGAAGTATTGTAATTAGTATGCCATATAGTTGTTTCATCTCCATCAATAGCAAAGCTTGCTAATCCTTCAGTACCTACATTTGGATGTTCACTTGTTGCTGTTGCTAACATTTGTTCTTGTGGAATCTTTGTTGGGTCTTCTAAAGAAGCTCTATTAGTTACTAATAAGTTATCAATTGATCCCTTAAATGATTTTTCTTCACTACCTATCTTCTCTAGTGGGAATACAAATGTCCCAAATTTATTTGCAGTACTTGACTTACTTATTTCGTCTACATATTCACCATTTACATACAATTCAGTTTTATTCATTTTTCCAACTATAGTTATATCAACCCATTCTCCCTTAGGAAGAGTATAATTAAATGAATAATCATATGCTTCTCTTGAGAATCCTAATTTTCCAGTTTCTTTTTGAACTGCTTTAAATGAACCTTCTGATGACTCAAAAATAACTTGTTCTTCTTCATTACTTTCAGCTGATCTATTTATACTGAAAGAAATTGAATAGTTTGGTCCTATACTCTTAAGTGGAGTTTTAACATAACTATTTTCTCCATTTAAATTTACTGATCCATTTGTAATTTCTGCATTATTTGCACTAACTGTATTATAGTTATTTCCTGATTTATCATTTGCAATATTTCCGGTTGCATTTTCAAAATCATATTCTACTACCTTTTCAGTTGCTGATTCAACTTTATATTTAGGGTTAGTATTTGGAGCAAGAGCTACTTTATTAGCTGCTTCTTTAAACTCATTAAAGTTTTTATCATCAGCTTCTCCCCACATTTTTTCTGATAATACTTGTATTGCTGGGAATATTCTATCAAAAATATCATACTGAACTATTCCATTTGCTCTCTTATCTATTAAGTCATTCCATAAAGCAAACATTCCACCAATCATATTAGGAGATCCTTCTGGTAAAATAGTTCCATTACTAAATTTGTTTACTTCCCAATTATTATATAACCATTGTATGTCTAAATAATTTTTATAATAATTAGCTCCTGGTACTATATACAGGTATGCATCATCTGTATTTATTAATTTATAGCCTGCATCATACATAACTTTAGGATTTGCCCATCCTGTATTCCATATATTCATTTCAACACCTTCTACTGTTACAGGAGTAGAACCATTTTTACGTGTTAAGCTTCCCCATAATCTTGGTGTTGAGCCTTTTTCATCTCTTATAAATTTTAACATTTCATCAGCATATTTTCTGTATTGTTCTGAGTTTCCATAGAATTCGTCTGTTCCTATATGAATAGTTGAATCTCTAAATACAGGGTTTTCACCATCCATATATTCATTAAATATGCCCTTTATATATTCAACAACTTTTGGATTTGTAACATCTAACATTGCTGCATTTTCACCATTTCCATCTTCATAAGCATAATTAGGATGCACCTTAGTGAAAGCTAAAGCATGTCCAGGAGTATCAAATTCTGGTACTATATTTACTCCATGAAGTTTAGAATCATCTATAAATTTACCAAACTCTTCTTTAGTGTAGTGTCCATCTTGTGCTGTTAATTTAACCCCATTTTCTCCAACATCATTTGACTCAAGTCTAAATGCAGCATAAGCATTTTCTAATGCCTCATTACCATAGTCATCTGCTAACCAAATATAGTTATCATTTAAATGTACTTGGAAATCATTTAATTTATACCATGACATAGTTTTCATTATTTCATATAGATACTCTAATGAAACAAATTTTCTTCCCACATCTAACATAAATCCTCTTACATCATATTGTGGATAATCTCTAACTAATCCCTTTGGTATATAAGTTGTATTTTGTTTAAGTATTTGAAGAATAGTTCTTGTTGATAAGAATATACCTTGTTCTTCATTCGCTTGTACTCTAAGTACATCGTTAACATCCATGTAATATCCTTCTTTTCTAAGCTCTGGATAATTAGATGTTAATTCAAAATAGAAGTCTCCACTGTTTGGCTCATTTGATGTAACTACTTCAATTTCCCTTCCAAGTATATCTTTATAATCTTTTGCAAAAACTTCAACAGCCTTTCTAAGATTAGCTTCTGAACTAGGATTTACAACTATTCTAGAAGATTCTGTTACTTCAAAGTTTCCAGTTTTTCCAGCCCATTCTCTAAGTTCTGGAACAACTATTGGTTTATTATTTCCTGTTACTTCATTAGCTCCTGGTACTGTTACTTCAATTGCTGGTGAAGTTGCTTTCTCATTTCCCTTTGTAACTTCAAAGTTTACAACAACCTTTGTATTTACAAGTGGCTTATGAATATTCATATCATAGTCTATAACTTCTTCATAGTCTGCTCCAATAAAAGATATTCCATATCCATCTGGAACTGTTGGCATTGTAAGTTGTGTGTCTTCTGGAGTAAGCTCATTAATTGTTAAATTTCTAGCTACTTCATCTGCAGTCTTTGGTGGCTCTGGAGCTGATCCATTATATATTTCTAATTCATATACAGAAACAGTATTCCAATCAACTCCCTCTGAATTAGAAATATGTTCGTCAATATAAAGTCTTACATATCTACCGCTTACTTTTTCACCTAAATTAATTACATCTCTAAAATTAGAAGGTGCTGAAGTTGCAGTATAAATATCTATCCAAGTACTATCATCTTCTGACACTTGAATTCTATAACTAGGTGAATTTCTTCTTTCCCACTCAATTACTACATTTTCAAATTGAGTATTTTCACCTAAATCAACTTTAAGCCATTGATCATCTGATGACACAGCACTTGCCCATCTTGAAGATTTAGCTCCAGTTCTGTCTACTAGTCCATCAGTAGCTTTATTAGCTGTAAAATTATTTGTTTCAACACTTGATGCTGTAGTAGTTTTATTTAAAGCTACATTCACACCTGCTTCTGGCTTAGAAACATTTTGGTTTCTATAAACTTCAATTTCATATATAGAAACTGTTTCCCAAGAAATATCTGATCCTTCTTCTGATGGAGAATATCCTGATACTAAAACTCTTACATATCTAGAATCTTGCTCTCCAACATTTATAATATCTCTATAAGCACTTGCTTTTTCTCCTGTATATATAGTTGTCCATGACTCTCTATTATCTGATGTTTCTATTTTATAAGAATTAATATTTTTTCTTTCCCATTCAATTACAACCTCATTAAATTTTGTCTTTGCTCCAAAGTCTATTGCAACCCATGGATTTTGTTCATGTCTTTCACATGCCCATCTTGATGTTTTGGCCCCTTCTCTGTCTATTTGGCCATCCGTTACTTTACTTGCAGTAAGTGTAGTTGTCTCCTCACTTGATGCAAATGCATCTTTGTTTAATGCTAAGTTTTCTCGTTCTGCTGAAATGTTCACATTGGCAAAAGTATAAACATTACCAATCATCATAGCAAACACAAGAAATAAAGGTAAAATTCTTTTAATTCCCTTTCTTTTTCTTAGACTCTGCATTAATTTAATCCTCCCCTTTTTTATTTATTTGAATGCCCTTTATTAAAAATTTTCTTAAATAATTTAATATCAATTCTAAATAATTAGGCATACAAATCATATTGAAAAATAACAATAAAATTTAATATAATGCAACCCAATAGAAGTCTTGAATATCTAAAGCAAAATTTATTAAGTCATTTACCTATTTTTTGATAATATTACATTAATTATATTATGACATCTATTACTTTATTATGTCAACATTTACATTTCATTTAATAAGCATATTTTTAAAATTTTAATATTTTTTTATAATTAAAAACTGGAGAATTTATATTCCTCCAGTTTTATTACTCTATTTTCTTAAAATGTTTTTAATTATCCCCAAAACATCTTCTCCGTATCTTTCAAACTTTTTCTCACCTAGTCCTCTTATATTTAATAATTCATCTTTATCTTTAGGTTTTTTGTTAGCTAATTCTATAAGAGTTGCATCCGAAAAAATTATATATGGTTTTATATTTTCTCTAATAGCCCTTTCTTTTCTCCAAATTCTAAGTTTACTAAATAGCTCTTTATCAACTATTTTTTCTTCATTCTCTTCAACTAACCTACATATAACTTTTTCTTTGGACTTTAATACTTTCATAGAATTACTGTTTAGCTTTAACATTGAATATGTGCCTTCTTTTAATT from Clostridium septicum includes these protein-coding regions:
- a CDS encoding Ig-like domain-containing protein, with product MRYKKILATILSTLLITTSSGIATFAEIIGREGNEIVSKISNESQRKILFNDGWTFNLGDVPAAKEKDFNDSSWRNLNLPHDWSIELDFNRNSPSTHEGGFLDGGVGWYRKTFVLPPSMEGKEITIDFDGVYMDSYVYVNGTQVGNHPYGYTPFSFKITDKLVCDGVTENVIAVKVNNRQPSSRWYSGSGIYRDVNLTVTNKIHVKKNGTFVTTPDLATNYANGKAKVNIKTDIENEESENKEIKVKSVIYDAEGNIVGENLTTETVEAGLTNKFNADVDISNPTLWSTENPYMYKVATTVMVEENIVDEYETDFGIRWFEFTNNNGFYLNGNQMKLEGVCMHHDQGALGAVDNKASIKRQVKKLKDMGVNSIRVTHNPASQHLIDICNEEGILLIEEAFDTWYDGKKTYDYGRFFEQKSIHGEMTWAEFDIKQMVDRGKNAPSIIMWSLGNEIWETNQSKAVQTAQNLHNWVKEVDPTRPTTMGEDKFRMGTGQGAHEAVANIIDVVGFNYAEDNYDSLHSKHPNWNIYGSENSSAVRSRGVYSHPEQTLSMHTHSDKQQSSYDNDHVGWGKTAEEAWKRDRDKGYIAGEYIWTGFDYIGEPTPYYNAFPAKSSYFGAIDTAGFEKDIFYFYQSQWSNKPMVHLLPHWNWENDNSIKVDGDKILVYAYTNANKVDLYYNSDVNSEELGELVATDEYEITNAGYNGTYKETNEGKLHLEFRVQYRPGKLTAVARDGNGQEIARDIVKTAKEAKKVNLTADRQVIEADGYDLSFITVDIVDENGNIVPNGNNLVNFEILGNGKIVGVDNGNAASVERFKDNKRKAFNGKALVIVQSTDNAGSFTLSATSEGLSSDNITIYSVEKEDMNKTEIVGYDVSDIFVPVNGELNLPSKVTALYSNGSKGEVNVTWEEVSSDKLSKAGTFKVTGTNEHSNKPVVVNVIVKDIIGVLDSRILTPVGEIPTLPEVVSAVYNDGSIENHKVTWERELTTVDVDSPKTVEILGRLEGIQGLNAKAIIVVSNNYELKNIALNEGGAYPKPTASYAGPDNINHINDGIISKGNSPNNRWTNWGKPGGNYDDYVTIEFEKEHLINKVGLSLYRDGGVEIPREIIIEYFDGLNWVAVSNQSKKTEFSEEGTEEISFDAVTTNKIRALLKEDTTANKAVGLTEFEVYSNVITMEGTALLQDIKVNNVSIENFNENNTEYTVNVAYGEEIPVVSAVAKDNASIFVIPALTTNGTAKIIVAAEDGVTKKTYSIKFKESAPTLESASIALDKENVIEDDIVNILVDARLQDGNKIDFSNLDVKYHVSSENGAEVKIVDNKLYAYTAGDISLYAEVTYKGVTKTTNTININIATNTTDKKIVSYEKITVETEKGVKPVLPDKVKATYNTGLPRDVKVTWNEVKEEDYNKYGVFEIEGTVVGQELKPTVKVLVKGVSAVNNISLATNIGVEPKLPESIKAYYTDGTSIDIPVVWEEYNKELLQTEGTFIVNGTLNGVDIVAKASIRVTSNFIKGDNIARGRNGYDLPMAMASYTNDSSIDPASQDSISKVNDDVIEHDPNRANNRWSNWKRGDKNVTDWVGIIFGSGVVEEKYINNLEVDYFEDGGSKVPQSLTIQYYVGEELPLPSNPAQVGSDSNSSLNDDSNWVDVSNLNTNPEEISGSATNFYTFDMVKTKALRVKMSAKPNMALAITEIKAFEQKVVQNSDFAVNMIKVNNKDLEGFTEDRYNYTIKINKNDNLPEIKAEATNNASVSTVYTTNDYEKIDVIVKSEDGLKEKKYSITIEREDNKEEVSKTALKIAIDYAEDVKLNGGLEGVVPVVVNEFEEGLKLAKEVYANENATVEEVDGAFKKLMNAIHMLEFKQGNKAELERIVNIVEALEKDKFIEKTWVKLEADLEKANKVLKDENALQQEIDETFDSLVRASLELRLKPNKSLLEDLINRINNMDLLKYTEESVEKLKIELSEANKVLNDKDTTQEFVDKAVEELQIALAKLQEKPLNKPEEDSGNKPGNGNNNGSAGGNNNLNGNGSSNNSSPGNNSNSGGKLPNTGGVQVGVFGLVSVLAGLGFYKKRKRA